The genomic DNA ctcagccttaacgggaaTAGAAGTCTCGaaacccctatcacattgtatagtattTTTGTACCCAGATACTGCATGCTATTAATTCCAAATAACAAGCAAatcatttgcatttattttttaaatatttttaactttcttaATTTACATTTCAGTATATGCATATTCAAAAAAGTTGTCAAAACTATTGTTCATATCCGCGACGTAAACGGAATGCTTCCGATCGAAACCGTGACAAGTTAGTATCACTATCATCATAGCTATCGGCCACAAGACGTTAATGTCTAGTATTTTTGTACCCAGATACTGCATgctattattttcataaaataatgctaataatttaaattaaataattgaaataataggtaattatttcatttatctaagaacaatatttttttattgtttttaattttattaatttacatactaCCATGAGCATACACAAAAAGTAGTCAAAAATAGCGACTTATATGTATACatctacttaaataattaaattacttggaataatgtatttttttgttttcagtacCTCGGAGTCTCTAGGCGTGTTCGTGATACTGCCGTCGGGCGAAACCCTGAACAAAATCATCGTGCAACAAGGACTAGCTCTACCAAGTAAGGAAATATtcattctttttattattttaattacatacctAACTTATCTTCACGCTTGTCTCTCATTCAgtcatgggggtaggcagaggcaatgTACCGCCAATTattatgaatcttacatacctctttcgcttcatcaacagtcatcagtcttttcatgcatgctcgtcggttaagggtacttttattATCGTAAGTCTGGTATAATAATCATAAAGGACACTCAAGTCTAGCGTTGTGAACAGTGCCGTTGTTCGACAATATGTTGAGCCTATATTAcgcataacatttttttatggtataagccggcgaacgagcagacggatcacctgatggtaagcaatcgccgccgcccatggacacccgaaacaccagaaggccttttggaggttaggaatttaagggttgttggggaatcagggattgagaagattgggccCCACCCCAATaattaattgggcctctggtaacctcacttacacaacaaaacacaactatTAGTAAAAAGTATGTGTTACATGAAATATGTGCactttgcctacccctttgaggtTTACAACGCGTGACGACGTTTATGGTTTTGTAAgtgttaaaatatataacatttcCAGTCGACAAGTTTTCCGGTGAGCAGGCGGCGGCCGGCCCGAGCGACGGGCTGGATATAACTGACTGCCCCGAGTATGACGACCCCGTTGAAGCTGTTACGGTAAGGACTATCATATTTATTGGAAGGAATataatttgtagtttttttttcgttgcctccacactaggattttttcctgtgtcgtgggtgcgtttataaacatacaatttcacatactcAAGACTATGAAATGCTACTCGATATTAAGTTGtacttacttaaatatcgtgctatttctgtcattttataaagaattgatagagacagaactagttttgagagcttcttaaaattgagtagcgtttgagtattcggaaattagacccgaagcaacaagaAATTACTCCGAACGGGTCCCCTAACTACTGCGTCAACTGTGGAGTAGTATTTCTTTAAATACACCATGCTTGCATTACACGTAATAAATGAAGCCTTCACGTATCTGTTGTACCAGGGCTACAAAAACCGCGACGAGATTGACATCTGTAAGCATTACAAGGGCGGCCCGGAAAAGACCTGCTTCAAAGGACCGCGGTGTACCAAGAAACACATCCTTAAACACCCTGGTTAGTATACACACACCCTGTATAgtaataagtttaaattatttactaactaGTTCTATAAgtactaattaaaattagtcttaTTCAGTCCACAAATTCGacactaacctaacctaagaaGTACACCAGTGTGTGTACtagttgtatgtactttctaagtagCATCTTAATTTAACTTACGGTggaggaaaacattgtgaggaaacttggACTGATATAAGTTAGAATTCTACAATCCGCCTTGGAAAAGGGCCTCTTCTCatgcgattaatgctcaaacattcttcgcatgagaagaggccttcgcTCAACAATGATGGGCAATAGGgtatatgcatgtattttttaaatgtttttaaatggtaatttacatcattatataaatgttaaaaaaaaccagcaccaaaaaaaaaggaattcgggtaaaaaaagcagttttaaaataatagattcgtaacagcattttaaacgaccgtcattttggcgcgctcgcgtgacgtcaaagtctataataacagttgaaactgcaaagtgttttgggtcataatttgtatatatttcgtgttttaagTGAATTCACTTCAATTACATAATGCAACAGGATAGTAAACcgacttttaaatattgtatcgtgCCCGagtgtaaaaatacaaatagaaatgcaccaaataaagtattttttcttgtccCGAGAGGTGAGGACGTAAGGAGAAAGTGGTGCAAAATCATGAAAAGGGACATGATATCTCCATCAACTTGTTTATATTGTTGTGAAGATCATTTTGACGTAAGTAATTTTTTCTTTCAGAacactttttttgtttgtttagcttTGCCCGCATTATAACCTCTATTCATCACACACAACATTTACAACCTAACTCGAAAAAATGTCACAGAATCACAGATCTGTAAGCATAAGTAACAAGATTAGACTTACTAGTTAAATATCCCATGAATTTCAGACTGATATAACAAGTACAGCATACtgcaaactaatatttattttaaaaatgctgtttgatttatttattttaaacattttagacATCATAAATCCATTTCTAATTTActtataaactttttattgtttgttttagttagaAGAAGACACAGCTAATTATATTCagtacaaaataatgaatatacagGAAAAACAGAAAACTGTATTACGATTGAAGAAAGGCATCCTTCCTCACAAATTTCAGTGTCAAAAGAATACTACACCACAGCCGTCATTGGAGAGGCAAGCTTACAAAAAGAGAAGACACTTAGAAATAATTGAAGAAGCTTTATCTGCTGTGCCTGCTAAACAAAGTGTCAGCACTCTAACTGTATCATCGCAAGTTGATCATGAAGAAGCAAGTACATCTTCATCTCAGATATACGCAGAGAATATAGAAATGAAAAACCTTTGTGAAGCTGGTTGCAGTGCTTCATTATCTACTGAGAACAGAATATATGTCGATAAAGCTGTTCAAGTGAATAGTAAAAACTATTACCGAAGTAAAggtgttaatattaatttttgtgcCAAGAAAAAAAACACTGCGACATCtccatttaaaatatcaaaaaaaaccATTTCAACTTCCCCTTTAAAAATAACTCATACATCTGCAAAAAGAGTACTCTGCAGAGATAGTGATAGTATTGAATCAGTCTCTTCTGCTCAAGTTACTGTGCTATCATCATTATCTTCCGAACCAGATATAAGTTCATCACAATGCAGTTGGGCTGAAGAGGCTGATTCATATACTGAAGCACAATTTAAAAGTCAAATGCGTACTTGTACTTTAGTATCGATTGAAATGGAACCTAAAATGTTGATAGGTTTACCAAAAAAGTCatactatttaataaaactattaagtgATAACATACCTCTACCCACcgtagatattttaattactttaaagaaaataaaattaaatgagtcTGTCAGTATCTTAGCAATGCAATTTGGATATACGCAGAGTACAATAAGCagaatttttaaaaaaagtgtacCTGTATTGGCAATGAAGATGAAGGAACTTATTGCATGGCAAACATCTGCTGAGGTTTTTAAAAAATTACCTATAGCATTCAGGGCCAGGTATTCTAATGTTATTTCTATAATAGATTGCCTAGAAATACAAATTGAAAAGCCAACGAATGCAGTCTACCAGTCACTAACTTGGTCGCAGTACAAAAAGTGTAATACtttgaagtatttaatttcTTGTACCCCTGATGGCTTGGTCACTTTTATCTCTGATGGCTACGGAGGCAGGGCAACAGATGTGATGATAGTGGAAGACTGTAGTTTTCTTAACTATTTACAACCTGGTACTGCAATTATGGCAGACAGGGGCTTCAAAGACATATCCCActtgttaattaaaaagaattGTACTCTTATACGGCCCCCTTCTGTTAGTACGGCTACCGCTTGTACCAAAGAAGAAGTAAAGCAGGCAAAACGAATTGCTGCATTGAGAATTAATGTTGAACGCGTCATAAGTAGACTAAGAgaatttcatattttacttCCTCATGCATGTGTTGACCACCATTTAGTCCCTGTTATAGatgacattattataatagcCTGTGGTTTAATAAATATgcaagattttttaataaaaaagtagatttatttaatttttgttttatttctacttatttaaatattacaggAAAAATGGCATTGGCCCAAAAAATAGTACATTTATGTATTAATCTTTCacacatttctttattataatccACTTCAACAATAGTTACATTTTTCGATTTCTCAAAATCAGTGTGAGCAACGCAGAATAATGccttatttttttgtgataagtGCATTTGCAACTGCACCTGTGCCATGCATTTCGCAGatacttcattattttttatatactgGCAAACTGATTTTTCAGATGAAGGgcatttaatttcaatactgTAATCATCAGTTTCACCATCAGGGGAAGCACCCATAATGGGATATAAAGGGCTTAATATGattccacatttttttatttttattttcttaattttttgcaCCACTTTAATGACTTCACTCTCTAACTCTCTGCCTCTTTTCATGGCATCCGTGTCACGTAATTTTGATGCTCCCATAATAGTTTCCGTTAAGGACCCTTCAAAACTTTTGCAATGGGCTGCTTCATACGCTTTTGAAGCGGTAATTCTTGCATACCGCAGCTCATACCATAAAGGACAGTCTCTTTGATTTATGGTTGCTTGTGCAGCTTCATTACACATTTTTGTATGCATTTGTTTCTTACAATAGTCAATAAACTCTTGAGGGGTCTTTGGTTTGTCCTCCTGCACCATACTAACCAAATAATGAATGGATAGTTTTTCAATATCGCTGggttcattataatatttcgtCAGTTGATTGTCTGTGTCACCAACttctttactatattttattaaaagagacAAGAAACTTTCCCCGCTAGAAGTTGAAGCCTGTGCTATATTAGCATCGCATACAGGTTGTGGCTGCTTCTTGGGTATGTCACACATATCCTTCGCCTTAATAAATTTAAGACTTGTGCCCACTGATGACAATTTTGACTTTTTCCAGTAGCATTCAATACTGGTGGAAGGTGGCTCTTCACTGCGTCTATGTACCCAGGCTAAAAAGGCAA from Spodoptera frugiperda isolate SF20-4 chromosome 26, AGI-APGP_CSIRO_Sfru_2.0, whole genome shotgun sequence includes the following:
- the LOC118268528 gene encoding uncharacterized protein LOC118268528 is translated as MQQDSKPTFKYCIVPECKNTNRNAPNKVFFLVPRGEDVRRKWCKIMKRDMISPSTCLYCCEDHFDLEEDTANYIQYKIMNIQEKQKTVLRLKKGILPHKFQCQKNTTPQPSLERQAYKKRRHLEIIEEALSAVPAKQSVSTLTVSSQVDHEEASTSSSQIYAENIEMKNLCEAGCSASLSTENRIYVDKAVQVNSKNYYRSKGVNINFCAKKKNTATSPFKISKKTISTSPLKITHTSAKRVLCRDSDSIESVSSAQVTVLSSLSSEPDISSSQCSWAEEADSYTEAQFKSQMRTCTLVSIEMEPKMLIGLPKKSYYLIKLLSDNIPLPTVDILITLKKIKLNESVSILAMQFGYTQSTISRIFKKSVPVLAMKMKELIAWQTSAEVFKKLPIAFRARYSNVISIIDCLEIQIEKPTNAVYQSLTWSQYKKCNTLKYLISCTPDGLVTFISDGYGGRATDVMIVEDCSFLNYLQPGTAIMADRGFKDISHLLIKKNCTLIRPPSVSTATACTKEEVKQAKRIAALRINVERVISRLREFHILLPHACVDHHLVPVIDDIIIIACGLINMQDFLIKK
- the LOC118263789 gene encoding uncharacterized protein LOC118263789 — encoded protein: MTDIGYVKAQSDNLPKIDVFMMTAYFTSNSDFTSTEIKGVKAARSARETYGDSAVGYVQVKREGNICTVKARITPEHNVRQKCYSVTLVCDEAEETVLSVQCEDCAAHKGGCKHAIAFLAWVHRRSEEPPSTSIECYWKKSKLSSVGTSLKFIKAKDMCDIPKKQPQPVCDANIAQASTSSGESFLSLLIKYSKEVGDTDNQLTKYYNEPSDIEKLSIHYLVSMVQEDKPKTPQEFIDYCKKQMHTKMCNEAAQATINQRDCPLWYELRYARITASKAYEAAHCKSFEGSLTETIMGASKLRDTDAMKRGRELESEVIKVVQKIKKIKIKKCGIILSPLYPIMGASPDGETDDYSIEIKCPSSEKSVCQYIKNNEVSAKCMAQVQLQMHLSQKNKALFCVAHTDFEKSKNVTIVEVDYNKEMCERLIHKCTIFWANAIFPVIFK